A window from Hemibagrus wyckioides isolate EC202008001 linkage group LG19, SWU_Hwy_1.0, whole genome shotgun sequence encodes these proteins:
- the dyrk2 gene encoding dual specificity tyrosine-phosphorylation-regulated kinase 2 isoform X3 — protein sequence MNDHLHVGNHQQIHVQQLFEENSNKRTVLTTQPNGLTPVGRTGLPLPERQQESSQCREGSSASTKSTESKPKVVPLSPDQAMKHYLSKLTAFEHQEILNYPEIYFVGPNAKKRPGVVGGSNNAGYDDDQGSYIHVPHDHIAYRYEVLKVIGKGSFGQVVKAYDHKAHQNVALKMVRNEKRFHRQAAEEIRILEHLRKQDKDSAMNVIHMLEHFTFRNHICMTFELLSMNLYELIKKNKFQGFSLPLVRKFAHSILQCLDFLHKNRIIHCDLKPENILLKQQGRSGIKVIDFGSSCFEHQRVYTYIQSRFYRAPEVILGSRYGMPIDMWSLGCILAELLTGYPLLPGEDEGDQLACVIELLGMPSQKLLDSSKRAKNFVSSKGYPRYCTVTTLPDGTVALNGGRSRRGKLRGPPGSKDWVTALKGCDDTLFLDFLKQCLEWDPALRMTPSQALRHPWLRRRLPKPPTGEKTTVKRITEGTGAITSISKLPPTSSSASKLRTNLAQMTDANGNIQQRTVLPKLVS from the coding sequence ACCATCTGCATGTCGGAAACCACCAGCAGATCCACGTTCAGCAGCTGTTTGAGGAAAACAGCAATAAACGGACAGTGTTGACTACACAGCCAAATGGATTGACGCCAGTAGGCCGAACAGGTTTGCCCTTACCGGAGAGGCAACAAGAAAGCAGCCAGTGTAGGGAGGGCAGTTCCGCCTCCACCAAATCCACTGAAAGCAAGCCCAAGGTAGTTCCTCTTTCTCCAGATCAGGCCATGAAGCACTACCTGTCCAAACTGACAGCATTTGAACACCAGGAGATTTTGAACTACCCTGAAATATACTTTGTCGGACCAAACGCTAAAAAACGGCCGGGTGTGGTCGGGGGCTCAAATAACGCTGGTTACGATGACGATCAGGGCTCTTACATCCATGTACCCCATGACCATATAGCCTACCGGTACGAGGTATTGAAGGTCATTGGTAAGGGCAGTTTTGGACAAGTAGTGAAGGCCTATGACCACAAGGCCCACCAGAATGTGGCCTTGAAAATGGTGCGCAACGAGAAGCGGTTTCACCGCCAAGCAGCCGAGGAGATTCGGATCCTGGAGCACTTGCGCAAGCAGGACAAAGACTCTGCTATGAATGTCATTCACATGCTGGAGCACTTCACATTCCGCAACCACATCTGCATGACGTTCGAGTTACTTAGCATGAACCTGTATGAGCtcataaagaaaaacaagtttCAGGGCTTCAGCTTGCCATTGGTGCGCAAGTTTGCACACTCTATCCTGCAGTGTCTGGACTTCTTGCACAAAAACAGGATCATTCATTGCGACCTCAAACCCGAGAACATCCTCTTGAAGCAGCAGGGACGCAGCGGGATAAAAGTGATCGACTTCGGATCCAGCTGCTTTGAACACCAGCGGGTTTATACTTACATCCAGTCACGCTTTTACAGAGCACCAGAGGTCATTCTGGGCTCTCGGTATGGGATGCCAATCGACATGTGGAGCCTGGGTTGCATTTTAGCGGAATTACTAACAGGGTACCCTCTCTTGCCCGGGGAAGATGAAGGGGACCAACTAGCATGTGTCATAGAGCTACTGGGCATGCCCTCCCAGAAGCTTTTGGATTCGTCTAAGAGAGCCAAAAATTTTGTCAGCTCAAAGGGATATCCTCGTTACTGCACAGTCACCACCTTACCCGACGGCACGGTAGCGCTAAACGGCGGACGCTCGCGTAGGGGCAAGCTTCGAGGTCCACCTGGAAGCAAGGATTGGGTAACGGCGCTTAAAGGCTGCGACGACACCCTCTTTTTGGACTTCCTCAAGCAGTGTCTGGAGTGGGACCCGGCTTTGCGTATGACTCCAAGTCAGGCCCTGCGCCACCCGTGGCTGAGAAGACGCTTGCCAAAACCTCCCACTGGGGAGAAAACTACCGTAAAGCGAATCACTGAGGGCACAGGTGCTATAACCTCTATCTCCAAATTACCTCCCACATCAAGTTCAGCCTCAAAACTAAGGACTAACCTGGCACAAATGACTGATGCCAATGGGAATATACAGCAGAGGACAGTGTTGCCAAAACTAGTCAGTTGA
- the dyrk2 gene encoding dual specificity tyrosine-phosphorylation-regulated kinase 2 isoform X2, whose translation MEGGMGSENQPISLNHYRLQQQPRPTGLLAHTENNTVGGNKNTMNDHLHVGNHQQIHVQQLFEENSNKRTVLTTQPNGLTPVGRTGLPLPERQQESSQCREGSSASTKSTESKPKVVPLSPDQAMKHYLSKLTAFEHQEILNYPEIYFVGPNAKKRPGVVGGSNNAGYDDDQGSYIHVPHDHIAYRYEVLKVIGKGSFGQVVKAYDHKAHQNVALKMVRNEKRFHRQAAEEIRILEHLRKQDKDSAMNVIHMLEHFTFRNHICMTFELLSMNLYELIKKNKFQGFSLPLVRKFAHSILQCLDFLHKNRIIHCDLKPENILLKQQGRSGIKVIDFGSSCFEHQRVYTYIQSRFYRAPEVILGSRYGMPIDMWSLGCILAELLTGYPLLPGEDEGDQLACVIELLGMPSQKLLDSSKRAKNFVSSKGYPRYCTVTTLPDGTVALNGGRSRRGKLRGPPGSKDWVTALKGCDDTLFLDFLKQCLEWDPALRMTPSQALRHPWLRRRLPKPPTGEKTTVKRITEGTGAITSISKLPPTSSSASKLRTNLAQMTDANGNIQQRTVLPKLVS comes from the coding sequence ACCATCTGCATGTCGGAAACCACCAGCAGATCCACGTTCAGCAGCTGTTTGAGGAAAACAGCAATAAACGGACAGTGTTGACTACACAGCCAAATGGATTGACGCCAGTAGGCCGAACAGGTTTGCCCTTACCGGAGAGGCAACAAGAAAGCAGCCAGTGTAGGGAGGGCAGTTCCGCCTCCACCAAATCCACTGAAAGCAAGCCCAAGGTAGTTCCTCTTTCTCCAGATCAGGCCATGAAGCACTACCTGTCCAAACTGACAGCATTTGAACACCAGGAGATTTTGAACTACCCTGAAATATACTTTGTCGGACCAAACGCTAAAAAACGGCCGGGTGTGGTCGGGGGCTCAAATAACGCTGGTTACGATGACGATCAGGGCTCTTACATCCATGTACCCCATGACCATATAGCCTACCGGTACGAGGTATTGAAGGTCATTGGTAAGGGCAGTTTTGGACAAGTAGTGAAGGCCTATGACCACAAGGCCCACCAGAATGTGGCCTTGAAAATGGTGCGCAACGAGAAGCGGTTTCACCGCCAAGCAGCCGAGGAGATTCGGATCCTGGAGCACTTGCGCAAGCAGGACAAAGACTCTGCTATGAATGTCATTCACATGCTGGAGCACTTCACATTCCGCAACCACATCTGCATGACGTTCGAGTTACTTAGCATGAACCTGTATGAGCtcataaagaaaaacaagtttCAGGGCTTCAGCTTGCCATTGGTGCGCAAGTTTGCACACTCTATCCTGCAGTGTCTGGACTTCTTGCACAAAAACAGGATCATTCATTGCGACCTCAAACCCGAGAACATCCTCTTGAAGCAGCAGGGACGCAGCGGGATAAAAGTGATCGACTTCGGATCCAGCTGCTTTGAACACCAGCGGGTTTATACTTACATCCAGTCACGCTTTTACAGAGCACCAGAGGTCATTCTGGGCTCTCGGTATGGGATGCCAATCGACATGTGGAGCCTGGGTTGCATTTTAGCGGAATTACTAACAGGGTACCCTCTCTTGCCCGGGGAAGATGAAGGGGACCAACTAGCATGTGTCATAGAGCTACTGGGCATGCCCTCCCAGAAGCTTTTGGATTCGTCTAAGAGAGCCAAAAATTTTGTCAGCTCAAAGGGATATCCTCGTTACTGCACAGTCACCACCTTACCCGACGGCACGGTAGCGCTAAACGGCGGACGCTCGCGTAGGGGCAAGCTTCGAGGTCCACCTGGAAGCAAGGATTGGGTAACGGCGCTTAAAGGCTGCGACGACACCCTCTTTTTGGACTTCCTCAAGCAGTGTCTGGAGTGGGACCCGGCTTTGCGTATGACTCCAAGTCAGGCCCTGCGCCACCCGTGGCTGAGAAGACGCTTGCCAAAACCTCCCACTGGGGAGAAAACTACCGTAAAGCGAATCACTGAGGGCACAGGTGCTATAACCTCTATCTCCAAATTACCTCCCACATCAAGTTCAGCCTCAAAACTAAGGACTAACCTGGCACAAATGACTGATGCCAATGGGAATATACAGCAGAGGACAGTGTTGCCAAAACTAGTCAGTTGA
- the dyrk2 gene encoding dual specificity tyrosine-phosphorylation-regulated kinase 2 isoform X1 produces the protein MLTKKPCAAVYPTGKGGELCTGAVRSGAGSEPPSPVTLPPLRNGNSLTVGGNKNTMNDHLHVGNHQQIHVQQLFEENSNKRTVLTTQPNGLTPVGRTGLPLPERQQESSQCREGSSASTKSTESKPKVVPLSPDQAMKHYLSKLTAFEHQEILNYPEIYFVGPNAKKRPGVVGGSNNAGYDDDQGSYIHVPHDHIAYRYEVLKVIGKGSFGQVVKAYDHKAHQNVALKMVRNEKRFHRQAAEEIRILEHLRKQDKDSAMNVIHMLEHFTFRNHICMTFELLSMNLYELIKKNKFQGFSLPLVRKFAHSILQCLDFLHKNRIIHCDLKPENILLKQQGRSGIKVIDFGSSCFEHQRVYTYIQSRFYRAPEVILGSRYGMPIDMWSLGCILAELLTGYPLLPGEDEGDQLACVIELLGMPSQKLLDSSKRAKNFVSSKGYPRYCTVTTLPDGTVALNGGRSRRGKLRGPPGSKDWVTALKGCDDTLFLDFLKQCLEWDPALRMTPSQALRHPWLRRRLPKPPTGEKTTVKRITEGTGAITSISKLPPTSSSASKLRTNLAQMTDANGNIQQRTVLPKLVS, from the coding sequence ACCATCTGCATGTCGGAAACCACCAGCAGATCCACGTTCAGCAGCTGTTTGAGGAAAACAGCAATAAACGGACAGTGTTGACTACACAGCCAAATGGATTGACGCCAGTAGGCCGAACAGGTTTGCCCTTACCGGAGAGGCAACAAGAAAGCAGCCAGTGTAGGGAGGGCAGTTCCGCCTCCACCAAATCCACTGAAAGCAAGCCCAAGGTAGTTCCTCTTTCTCCAGATCAGGCCATGAAGCACTACCTGTCCAAACTGACAGCATTTGAACACCAGGAGATTTTGAACTACCCTGAAATATACTTTGTCGGACCAAACGCTAAAAAACGGCCGGGTGTGGTCGGGGGCTCAAATAACGCTGGTTACGATGACGATCAGGGCTCTTACATCCATGTACCCCATGACCATATAGCCTACCGGTACGAGGTATTGAAGGTCATTGGTAAGGGCAGTTTTGGACAAGTAGTGAAGGCCTATGACCACAAGGCCCACCAGAATGTGGCCTTGAAAATGGTGCGCAACGAGAAGCGGTTTCACCGCCAAGCAGCCGAGGAGATTCGGATCCTGGAGCACTTGCGCAAGCAGGACAAAGACTCTGCTATGAATGTCATTCACATGCTGGAGCACTTCACATTCCGCAACCACATCTGCATGACGTTCGAGTTACTTAGCATGAACCTGTATGAGCtcataaagaaaaacaagtttCAGGGCTTCAGCTTGCCATTGGTGCGCAAGTTTGCACACTCTATCCTGCAGTGTCTGGACTTCTTGCACAAAAACAGGATCATTCATTGCGACCTCAAACCCGAGAACATCCTCTTGAAGCAGCAGGGACGCAGCGGGATAAAAGTGATCGACTTCGGATCCAGCTGCTTTGAACACCAGCGGGTTTATACTTACATCCAGTCACGCTTTTACAGAGCACCAGAGGTCATTCTGGGCTCTCGGTATGGGATGCCAATCGACATGTGGAGCCTGGGTTGCATTTTAGCGGAATTACTAACAGGGTACCCTCTCTTGCCCGGGGAAGATGAAGGGGACCAACTAGCATGTGTCATAGAGCTACTGGGCATGCCCTCCCAGAAGCTTTTGGATTCGTCTAAGAGAGCCAAAAATTTTGTCAGCTCAAAGGGATATCCTCGTTACTGCACAGTCACCACCTTACCCGACGGCACGGTAGCGCTAAACGGCGGACGCTCGCGTAGGGGCAAGCTTCGAGGTCCACCTGGAAGCAAGGATTGGGTAACGGCGCTTAAAGGCTGCGACGACACCCTCTTTTTGGACTTCCTCAAGCAGTGTCTGGAGTGGGACCCGGCTTTGCGTATGACTCCAAGTCAGGCCCTGCGCCACCCGTGGCTGAGAAGACGCTTGCCAAAACCTCCCACTGGGGAGAAAACTACCGTAAAGCGAATCACTGAGGGCACAGGTGCTATAACCTCTATCTCCAAATTACCTCCCACATCAAGTTCAGCCTCAAAACTAAGGACTAACCTGGCACAAATGACTGATGCCAATGGGAATATACAGCAGAGGACAGTGTTGCCAAAACTAGTCAGTTGA